One genomic region from Anabaena sp. PCC 7108 encodes:
- a CDS encoding GMC oxidoreductase, producing MTDCHYDFIIIGTGAGGATLAYRLASSGKKILVLERGDFVPKEKANWDTHEVSQKERYRTSEVWYEKDGKVINPLTHYYVGGNTKFYGGALFRFRDRDFETVIHQDGISPEWPLKYQDFSPYYDQAEKLYEVHGQRGLDPTEPHTTSEYPFPPVSHEPYIQEINYSLKDKGLHPFYLPLAIKLNQVNRHLNKCIRCDTCDGFPCLINAKSDADINCINPAIAYKNLTLITQAKVVRLHTNESGREVTGVEAEIAGQLEMFSGDIVIVACGAINSAVLLLKSANDQHPNGLANSSNLVGRNYMTHNFGVLMTLSTKSNPTIFPKTLAVNDFYWGEKDFAYPMGSIQLLGNVNKDKITAYGPPLMPQVIAESVANHSISWLMITEDLPDYNNKISINNNKIYIEYTKNNKIAFNRLLNRWTEVLKSISQYQTTKQLALHLPQNMGMREVAHQCGTCRFGEDPKTSVLDINCRTHDIDNLYIVDGSFFPSSNALNPSLTIMANALRVGDHLLARIK from the coding sequence ATGACTGATTGTCATTATGACTTCATCATCATTGGTACAGGTGCAGGTGGTGCTACTTTAGCATATCGACTAGCAAGCAGTGGCAAGAAAATTTTAGTTTTAGAACGGGGTGACTTTGTCCCCAAAGAAAAAGCTAATTGGGATACTCATGAAGTATCACAAAAAGAACGTTATCGGACTTCAGAAGTGTGGTATGAAAAAGATGGTAAAGTCATTAACCCATTGACTCATTATTATGTAGGTGGCAATACTAAATTTTATGGTGGTGCTTTATTTAGATTTCGTGATCGTGATTTTGAAACGGTCATTCATCAAGACGGTATTTCTCCTGAATGGCCATTAAAATATCAAGATTTCTCACCCTACTATGACCAAGCAGAAAAACTTTATGAAGTACATGGACAAAGAGGTCTTGATCCTACAGAACCACATACTACTTCAGAATATCCTTTTCCTCCAGTCAGTCATGAACCTTATATTCAGGAAATTAATTATTCTTTAAAAGATAAAGGTTTACATCCATTTTATCTACCACTTGCTATTAAGCTAAATCAAGTAAATCGGCATTTAAATAAATGTATTCGTTGTGATACTTGTGATGGTTTTCCATGTTTAATTAATGCTAAGAGTGATGCCGATATTAACTGTATAAATCCAGCAATAGCATATAAAAATCTGACATTAATAACTCAAGCAAAAGTAGTCCGTTTACATACTAATGAATCTGGTCGAGAAGTTACTGGTGTAGAAGCAGAAATAGCAGGACAGCTGGAGATGTTTTCTGGAGATATTGTAATTGTTGCTTGTGGTGCAATTAATTCCGCAGTATTATTACTAAAATCTGCTAATGACCAACACCCCAACGGATTAGCTAATAGTTCTAATTTAGTGGGTCGAAATTACATGACACATAACTTTGGGGTACTCATGACTTTGAGTACTAAGTCAAATCCGACAATTTTCCCCAAAACTTTAGCAGTAAATGATTTTTATTGGGGAGAAAAAGATTTTGCTTACCCAATGGGTAGTATCCAATTACTTGGTAATGTCAATAAAGATAAAATAACTGCCTATGGACCGCCTTTAATGCCTCAGGTTATTGCTGAATCAGTAGCGAATCATTCTATTTCTTGGTTGATGATAACAGAAGATTTACCAGATTACAATAACAAAATCAGTATTAACAATAATAAAATTTATATTGAATACACTAAAAATAACAAGATAGCATTTAATCGTTTACTCAACCGCTGGACTGAAGTATTAAAATCAATTAGCCAATATCAAACCACAAAACAATTAGCTTTGCATCTTCCCCAGAACATGGGTATGAGAGAAGTTGCCCATCAATGTGGGACTTGTCGTTTTGGAGAAGATCCAAAAACTTCGGTATTAGATATCAATTGTCGGACTCATGATATTGATAACCTTTATATCGTTGATGGCAGCTTTTTTCCTTCGAGTAATGCTTTGAATCCATCACTCACTATTATGGCAAATGCTCTGCGAGTAGGAGATCATTTATTAGCTAGAATCAAGTGA